From the Brassica napus cultivar Da-Ae chromosome A8, Da-Ae, whole genome shotgun sequence genome, one window contains:
- the LOC106427467 gene encoding AP2/ERF and B3 domain-containing transcription factor At1g51120: protein MVILHEISNEAKTTTETSGSSNSFLRLATKPTVSTTTRIALSNTATTKYKGVVQQQNGHWGAQIYAEHRRIWLGTFKSAAEAAAAYDSASIKLRGFDANSHRNFPWSELTVHEPDFQILYTTEAVLNMIRDGSYHHKFRDHVMSRSRMANFNMVQSKQESNKCFSCTQLFHKELTPSDVGKLNRLVIPKKYAVKHLPFISDDQEEGEAVDDVEVVFYDSTMRQWKFRYCYWRSSQSFVFTRGWNGFVKEKNLKEKDVIVFYSCDVPSNVRRLEGQRDKFLMIDVDHKGFVAPKEENKMVHNRSEGEMKTENFFNSKLEDEETKQEEKKGGFMLFGVRIQ from the coding sequence ATGGTTATCCTCCACGAGATAAGCAATGAAGCCAAGACCACAACGGAGACTTCAGGCTCAAGTAACTCTTTCTTGCGTCTCGCCACGAAACCTACTGTGTCTACAACCACAAGAATTGCCTTGTCCAACACGGCGACAACAAAATACAAGGGTGTGGTTCAGCAGCAGAACGGTCATTGGGGTGCTCAGATATACGCAGAACACCGAAGGATTTGGCTCGGGACATTCAAATCCGCTGCTGAAGCCGCGGCTGCCTACGATAGCGCATCTATCAAGCTCCGAGGCTTTGACGCTAACTCGCACCGAAACTTCCCTTGGTCTGAACTCACGGTCCACGAACCGGACTTTCAAATCCTCTACACGACAGAAGCTGTGTTGAACATGATCAGAGACGGATCTTACCATCACAAGTTCAGAGATCATGTCATGTCGAGATCTCGGATGGCCaacttcaacatggtgcaatcaaaacaagaatcaaacaagTGTTTCTCTTGCACGCAACTTTTCCACAAGGAACTGACACCGAGCGATGTTGGTAAACTGAATAGGCTTGTGATACCAAAGAAGTATGCAGTGAAGCATTTACCTTTCATAAGCGACGATCAAGAAGAGGGTGAAGCCGTGGACGATGTTGAGGTTGTGTTTTACGACAGTACGATGAGACAGTGGAAGTTTAGGTATTGTTACTGGAGAAGTAGCCAGAGCTTTGTCTTCACCAGAGGATGGAACGGTTTCGTCAAGGAGAAGAATCTCAAGGAGAAAGATGTTATTGTCTTTTACTCTTGCGATGTACCGAGTAATGTCAGGAGATTAGAAGGGCAAAGAGACAAGTTCTTGATGATTGATGTTGATCACAAGGGTTTCGTGGCTCCcaaggaagaaaacaaaatggTTCATAATAGGTCTGAGGGAGAAATGAAAACAGAAAACTTCTTTAACTCGAagttagaagatgaagaaacCAAGCAAGAGGAGAAGAAAGGAGGGTTTATGCTGTTTGGTGTTAGGATCCAATAG
- the LOC106427436 gene encoding protein PYRICULARIA ORYZAE RESISTANCE 21: MAEKVTIMKLTVDLACSKCYKKAKKAIRKFPQIRDELYDEKTNTIIIKVVCYDPEKLMNKLCYKGDRSIKSIVILEPPKPPPAQAQPSEKPKEPEKVPAPAPVQAPTRVFIQAPAPAPAPAPQLMPISAYHCGPYYEAQQYEYSWRPVNESWGGGPHPPHCCHEVTYQQSCSIM; the protein is encoded by the exons ATGGCGGAGAAG GTTACGATAATGAAGTTGACGGTCGATCTAGCATGTTCCAAATGCTACAAAAAAGCCAAGAAAGCTATCCGAAAATTCCCTC aaataagAGACGAATTGTACGATGAGAAGACTAATACAATCATCATCAAGGTGGTTTGTTACGATCCTGAGAAGCTTATGAACAAACTCTGCTACAAAGGAGACCGTTCTATTAAGTCCATAGTGATCCTCGAACCACCTAAGCCGCCTCCAGCCCAGGCTCAACCTTCTGAGAAGCCCAAAGAGCCCGAGAAGGTTCCAGCTCCAGCTCCAGTTCAAGCCCCAACTCGAGTTTTTATTCAGGCTCCAGCTCCGGCTCCGGCTCCGGCTCCCCAACTGATGCCAATTAGTGCGTATCATTGTGGGCCGTACTATGAGGCCCAACAGTACGAGTATTCCTGGAGGCCCGTCAACGAAAGCTGGGGAGGTGGGCCACACCCACCACACTGTTGTCACGAAGTCACGTACCAACAAAGCTGCTCCATCATGTGA